The Setaria italica strain Yugu1 chromosome IX, Setaria_italica_v2.0, whole genome shotgun sequence genome has a window encoding:
- the LOC101780914 gene encoding uncharacterized protein LOC101780914 isoform X1: MASVGFGSTVAAVAPASSSAAAGRRRPRRSVLAVPAATRGSPAPAKEEKSLVDFIFSSIFKKDQLVETDPLLNKVDGAPAAASRAKPRGGTTSGGKKPASSSDDGGSGGGFNLGGLFAKKDRNVCVRDF, from the exons ATGGCGTCGGTGGGCTTTGGCAGCACCGTGGCGGCCGTGGCGCCGGCATCGTCTTCGGCGGCCGCGGGcaggaggcggccgcggcggtctGTGCTGGCCGTGCCGGCCGCCACCAGGGGCAGCCCGGCGCCGGCCAAGGAGGAGAAGAGCCTGGTCGACTTCATCTTCAGCTCCATCTTCAAGAAGGACCAGCTCGTCGAGACGGACCCGCTCCTCAACAAGGTCGacggcgcgccggccgccgcctcgcgcgccAAGCCGCGGGGCGGCACCACGTCCGGCGGCAAGAAACCTGCCAGCagcagcgacgacggcggcagcggtggcgggtTCAA CTTGGGCGGCCTCTTCGCCAAGAAAGACCGAAACGTATGCGTGCGTGATTTCTGA
- the LOC101780914 gene encoding uncharacterized protein LOC101780914 isoform X2, giving the protein MASVGFGSTVAAVAPASSSAAAGRRRPRRSVLAVPAATRGSPAPAKEEKSLVDFIFSSIFKKDQLVETDPLLNKVDGAPAAASRAKPRGGTTSGGKKPASSSDDGGSGGGFNLGGLFAKKD; this is encoded by the coding sequence ATGGCGTCGGTGGGCTTTGGCAGCACCGTGGCGGCCGTGGCGCCGGCATCGTCTTCGGCGGCCGCGGGcaggaggcggccgcggcggtctGTGCTGGCCGTGCCGGCCGCCACCAGGGGCAGCCCGGCGCCGGCCAAGGAGGAGAAGAGCCTGGTCGACTTCATCTTCAGCTCCATCTTCAAGAAGGACCAGCTCGTCGAGACGGACCCGCTCCTCAACAAGGTCGacggcgcgccggccgccgcctcgcgcgccAAGCCGCGGGGCGGCACCACGTCCGGCGGCAAGAAACCTGCCAGCagcagcgacgacggcggcagcggtggcgggtTCAACTTGGGCGGCCTCTTCGCCAAGAAAGACTGA
- the LOC101769621 gene encoding uncharacterized protein LOC101769621, translating to MVGSDVPPGGPGAAPGSPEHSRKRKGVAATAEEDAAAASASTRRATRSSASALVDGAMAWARRAAAGALCGRNRGIVDDDEKLAVMLALRHMRSEVDPDAPYSKKQKRLHKQGTRSSGRIAGDLSNLPSFLESTRKRIGLDAVMCQAAIPEWVNAPSEEEKAEYRNDNETLQKMGTVVRLPPIVEPRKTRKAVEDKKAVDDKCKCSHPGSEACVGAHVKEAWKRVKYQLGEPAFRNCGFDAMGERVLKLWTAEDKKKLSDIERSVPQNNLEDFMNIALKQFRSERTRDLSKYYYNIFLPRRLASLNRTEATNAKNISPDDEGNNQDDGNDVRHSEGKSKGSGSSSKRSRK from the exons aTGGTCGGGTCCGACGTCCCTCCCGGCGGGCCCGGCGCGGCCCCGGGGTCACCGGAGCATTCCAGGAAGCGCAAGGGCGTCGCCGCGAccgcggaggaggacgcggcggcggcgtcggcctcgACGAGGCGCGCGACGCGGagctcggcgtcggcgctggTGGACGGCGCCATGGcgtgggcgcggcgcgcggccgcgggAGCGCTGTGCGGGCGCAACCGCGGcatcgtcgacgacgacgagaagCTGGCGGTGATGCTGGCGCTGCGCCACATGCGCTCCGAGGTCGACCCCGACGCGCCGTACTCGAAG AAACAGAAAAGACTTCACAAACAAGGCACAAGGAGTTCCGGGAGGATAGCTGGTGACCTGAGTAACTTACCTAGTTTTCTTGAATCAACGAGGAAACGTATTGGGCTAGACGCTGTCATGTGTCAAGCTGCTATCCCTGAGTGGGTTAATGCCCCATCTGAGGAAGAGAAGGCTGAGTACAGAAATGATAATGAAACCTTACAAAAGATGGGCACGGTGGTCAGGCTGCCACCCATTGTGGAGCCACGGAAGACAAGGAAAGCAGTGGAAGACAAGAAAGCAGTGGATGACAAGTGTAAATGTTCTCATCCTGGATCTGAGGCCTGTGTAGGAGCTCATGTGAAAGAGGCCTGGAAGAGGGTCAAGTATCAATTGGGTGAGCCGGCTTTCAGAAACTGTGGGTTTGATGCAATGGGTGAGCGAGTTCTGAAGTTATGGACTGCAGAAGACAAGAAGAAACTTTCTGATATTGAGAGGTCGGTTCCTCAGAATAATCTTGAGGACTTCATGAACATTGCCTTGAAGCAGTTTAGGTCAGAGAGAACAAGGGATCTGTCCAAGTATTACTACAACATTTTTCTTCCAAGAAGATTGGCCAGCCTGAATAGGACAGAGGCTACAAATGCCAAAAATATAAGTCCAGATGATGAAGGCAACAATCAAGATGACGGCAATGATGTGCGTCACTCTGAAGGGAAGAGTAAAGGCTCTGGATCTTCTTCCAAAAG GTCCAGGAAGTAG
- the LOC101782395 gene encoding calmodulin-binding receptor-like cytoplasmic kinase 2: protein MAASPAASRRQSSTSSTRRSGELPGGAGAYGHRPSYDRGGRAPFSPDVYSRQLSSYSARSSQVSRSGSFKAAAQRFAGAFSSCFVPRVQVKTEEEEEVKSRGAECHVSIDSAGSWQEGGPLTVADLSKATSNFSEKNIVKQGGSSTMYRGKLKDGSQIAVKCVRKLNGQYLTAELWRELETLQNIEHQNLARFLGFFERSNDSLIVLEYVSNGSLREHLDESCGNGLELTQRLNIAINVAHAITYLHEYKEHPIIHGGIRSSVVLLTDALEAKVTGFGLLGMAASASGSGTGSGSDATPAKGAAGYVDPEYLSTYQLTDKSDVYSFGVLLAELVTGRPPVERSRGGEARLTTKWAVQKCRGGEAVVAMDPRMRRSPASVAAVERMLALAAQCVAAARKDRPSMRRCTELLWTIRREYHRREEPRCAAVAEERTDEWVLR from the exons ATGGCAGCGTCTCCAGCGGCGTCGAGGAGGCagtccagcaccagcagcacgagaaggagcggtgagctCCCCGGAGGCGCCGGCGCTTACGGCCACCGGCCTTCTTACGATCGTGGTGGGCGGGCGCCGTTCTCCCCAGATGTCTACAGCCGGCAGCTCTCTTCCTACAGCGCTCGGTCCTCCCAGGTGAGCCGGAGCGGCTCGTtcaaggcggcggcgcagcggttCGCCGGCGCGTTCTCCAGCTGCTTCGTGCCGCGGGTCCAGGTCAAgaccgaggaagaagaggaggtgaAGAGCAGGGGGGCAGAGTGCCATGTCTCCATAGATTCAG CAGGATCATGGCAAGAAGGTGGGCCGCTCACCGTTGCTGATTTATCCAAGGCGACCTCAAATTTCAGCGAAAAGAACATAGTGAAGCAAGGAGGTTCGAGCACCATGTACAGAGGAAAACTGAAGGATGGGTCTCAGATTGCCGTCAAATGTGTCAGAAAG TTGAATGGTCAGTATCTAACAGCAGAACTCTGGAGGGAGCTTGAGACTCTTCAGAACATTGAGCATCAGAATCTGGCGAGGTTCCTCGGTTTCTTCGAGCGCAGCAATGACAGTCTGATTGTCCTCGAGTACGTCAGCAATGGCTCCTTGAGGGAACACCTGGATG AATCCTGCGGAAATGGTTTAGAACTCACGCAGCGGCTCAACATCGCCATCAACGTTGCTCATGCTATCACCTATCTGCACGAGTACAAAG AGCACCCGATCATCCATGGAGGCATCCGGTCGTCGGTGGTGCTGCTGACCGACGCGCTGGAGGCGAAGGTAACCGGCTTCGGGCTGCTGGGAAtggcggcctcggcctcgggcTCCGGCACGGGCTCAGGCTCCGACGCGACGCCGGCGAAGGGCGCCGCCGGGTACGTGGACCCGGAGTACCTGAGCACGTACCAGCTGACCGACAAGAGCGACGTCTACTCCttcggcgtcctcctcgccgagctcgtcaccggccggccgcccgtcGAGCgctcccgcggcggcgaggcccggcTCACCACCAAATGG GCGGTGCAGAAGTGCAGAGGAGGGGAAGCCGTGGTGGCCATGGACCCCAGGATGCGGCGGAGCCCGGCGtcggtggcggccgtggagagGATGCTGGCGCTGGCGGCGCAGTGCGTCGCGGCGGCCAGGAAGGACCGGCCGTCGATGCGGCGGTGCACCGAGCTGCTGTGGACCATCCGGAGGGAGTACCACCGCCGGGAGGAGCCGCGctgcgccgccgtggcagaggaACGGACCGACGAGTGGGTCCTCAGGTAG
- the LOC101781716 gene encoding protein DEFECTIVE IN EXINE FORMATION 1 has protein sequence MRPLLALAAACALLVAAGAGVTGATAEEAKNSTNKFRQREASDDMLGYPHLDEDALLKSKCPKHVELRWQTEVSSSIYATPLIADINSDGKLEVVVPSFVHYLEVLEGTDGDKMPGWPAFHQSNAHSSPLLYDIDKDGVREIALATYNGVVNFFRVSGYVMMDKLEVPRRKVHKDWYVGLNPDPVDRSNPDVHDSSIAKEAASKESPPIDQNKSGSMQGGEALKIASEQHSVETKPNSTQAQENAELLNNVNNTHSGNISSVTTAAENISHAQRRLLQTDDKSDDKTGSSKTHESDSGADTVENNESLEEDADASFDLFRDPEDLPDEYNYDYDDYVDESMWGDEDWKELEHEKAENYVSIDAHILSTPVIADIDKDGVQEMVIAVSYFFDPEYYDNPEHAKELEGIDVEKYVASSIVVFNLDTRQVKWTAELDLSTKSVNFRALVYSSPSVVDLDGDGYLDILVGTGYGLFYVIDHRGKVRNKFPLEMAEIHAPVIAADINDDGKIEMVTTDSHGNVAAWTADGEEIWEVHLKSSIPQRPTVGDVNGDGHTDVVVPTVSGNIYVLSGKDGSKIQPFPYRAHGRIMSPVLLLDMSKHGENTKGLTLATTSFDGYLYLIEGSSGCADVVDIGETSYTMVLADNVDGGDDLDLIVTTMNGNVFCFSTPSPHHPLKEWRSSNQGRNNAAYRYNREGIYVKHGSRTFRDEEGKNFWLEFEIVDKYRVPYGNQAPYNVTVTLLVPGNYQGDRRIVVSSMYHQPGKQRMMLPTVPVRTTGTVLVEMVDKNGLYFSDEFSLTFHMHYYKLLKWLVLLPMLGMFGVLVILRPQEGAPLPSFSRNID, from the exons ATGCGGcccctcctcgccctcgccgccgcctgcgccctcCTCGttgccgccggcgcgggcgtcACCGGCGccacggcggaggaggcgaagaACTCCACCAACAAGTTCCGGCAGCGCGAGGCCAGCGATGACATGCTCGGCTACCCGCACCT AGATGAAGATGCTTTATTGAAGAGCAAATGTCCGAAACATGTGGAGCTGAGATGGCAGACTGAAGTTAGTTCCAGCATTTATGCAACTCCCTTGATCGCTGATATCAACAG TGATGGAAAATTGGAAGTAGTGGTGCCATCATTTGTTCATTACCTAGAAGTTCTTGAAGGCACTGATGGTGACAAAATGCCAG GATGGCCTGCATTTCATCAGTCAAATGCTCATTCAAGTCCTCTTCTTTATGACATTGACAAGGATGGTGTACGGGAAATAGCTTTGGCAACTTACAATGGTGTGGTAAATTTCTTTAG AGTATCAGGTTATGTGATGATGGACAAGCTTGAGGTACCTCGTAGGAAAGTACATAAAGATTGGTATGTTGGGCTAAATCCAGATCCAGTTGACCGCTCCAATCCAGATGTTCATGACAGTTCAATTGCCAAAGAGGCTGCTTCTAAGGAATCTCCTCCAATAGATCAAAATAAATCAG GAAGTATGCAGGGAGGTGAGGCCCTGAAAATTGCATCTGAGCAACACTCAGTTGAAACAAAACCTAATTCTACCCAAGCCCAAGAGAATGCAGAGTTGTTGAACAATGTAAACAACACTCATTCTGGGAACATCTCTAGTGTTACTACTGCAGCAGAGAATATATCACATGCTCAGAGACGCCTTCTTCAAACAGATGATAAAAGTGATGACAAAACAGGAAGCTCAAAAACTCATGAAAGTGATTCTGGGGCAGACACTGTTGAAAATAATGAATCTCTAGAGGAAGATGCTGATGCATCATTTGACTTATTTCGTGATCCAGAAGATCTACCTGATGAGTACAATTATGATTATGATGACTATGTTGATGAATCCATGTGGGGTGATGAGGACTGGAAAGAGCTAGAACATGAGAAAGCGGAAAATTATGTGAGCATAGATGCCCACATCTTGTCCACCCCA GTAATTGCAGATATCGACAAAGATGGTGTACAAGAAATGGTGATTGCTGTATCATACTTCTTTGATCCTGA ATATTATGACAACCCAGAACATGCAAAAGAACTCGAAGGAATTGACGTTGAAAAATATGTTGCAAGCAGTATAGTTGTCTTTAACCTTGACACGCGGCAAGTTAAATGGACTGCAGAACTTGATTTGAGCACAAAATCTGTAAATTTCCGTGCACTTGTATATTCCTCTCCATCTGTGGTTGATTTGGATGGtgatggatatttggacatcCTTGTTGGAACTGGATATGGCTTGTTTTATGTTATCGATCACCGCG GTAAAGTTAGGAACAAATTCCCCCTTGAGATGGCTGAGATCCATGCGCCAGTCATTGCTGCGGACATCAATGATGATGGCAAAATCGAGATGGTTACTACTGACTCCCATGGAAATGTAGCTGCATGGACTGCAGATGGAGAAGAAATCTGGGAAGTGCATCTAAAGAGTTCAATTCCACAG CGACCTACCGTTGGTGATGTCAATGGAGATGGCCACACTGATGTTGTGGTCCCAACTGTGTCGGGAAACATCTATGTTCTTAGTGGAAAGGATGGCTCAAAAATTCAACCTTTCCCATATAGAGCACATGGAAGAATCATGAGTCCTGTTCTACTGCTCGACATGAGCAAACATGGAGAAAATACAAAGGGGTTAACTCTTGCTACGACGTCATTTGATGGTTATTTATATTTGATTGAGGGATCAAGTGGCTGTGCGGATGTTGTTGACATTGGAGAAACCTC GTACACTATGGTTTTGGCTGACAATGTGGATGGCGGAGATGATCTTGATCTTATTGTTACCACTATGAATGGCAACGTCTTCTGCTTTTCCACTCCTTCACCACACCATCCTCTCAAG GAATGGAGATCATCAAACCAAGGAAGGAACAATGCTGCATATCGGTACAACCGTGAAGGTATTTATGTTAAGCATGGCTCCAGGACCTTCCGTGATGAAGAGGGCAAGAATTTCTGGTTAGAGTTTGAGATTGTTGACAAGTACAGGGTGCCATATGGGAATCAAGCTCCTTATAACGTGACG GTAACTTTACTTGTTCCCGGGAACTATCAGGGAGATAGGCGCATCGTGGTGAGCAGCATGTATCATCAACCAGGGAAGCAACGGATGATGCTTCCCACCGTTCCTGTTAGAACTACTGGAACTGTGCTTGTGGAGATGGTCGATAAAAATGGGCTGTATTTCTCTGACGAGTTCTCACTCACCTTCCACATGCATTACTATAAGCTGCTGAAATGGCTTGTGCTACTGCCAATGCTTGGGATGTTTGGTGTTCTCGTCATCTTACGGCCCCAAGAAGGTGCACCATTGCCATCATTTTCACGGAATATTGACTAG
- the LOC101782802 gene encoding protein GRAVITROPIC IN THE LIGHT 1, which yields MASKPVTVGDLIHRVASSCLSNRLPCNYTIRDSVDSDLDEDDDPFADFADAVSSSDKCRRSPSAAEAEVEGEEEEEEEKLKIWEEGQQEERKVAAAKGAERARDAEALMAEVFDAVSGVRRAYAALQGAHCPWDPDKMRAADAAVVAELRHLARLRDRFRRSAAAGHIPRPNPSAPPLREAVAPYEAALDDLQRQLQSKQAEVDGLKEKLAAAASRRNGRHHPSKQNGPGGAPTAELFTTCAEQARAATRAFAGHLLHLMRAAGVDVAAATRSLTKIPVPSPQLAKHALEAHVTRSLLGGFEHESFYLDGSLSSLLDPAAFRRERYAQFRDMRGMEPAELLGVLPTCAFGRYAATKFASLLPPRVEEAILGDGEHRRVVNGGTHPRTPFYGEFLRAAKAVWMLHLLAFALEPPPSHFEAGRGAEFHPEYMESVAGGAPPRACAGMVVGFAVAPGFRLGNGAVVRARVYLVPRGGRP from the coding sequence ATGGCGAGCAAGCCGGTCACCGTCGGCGACCTCATCCACCGCGTCGCCTCCTCCTGCCTCTCCAACCGCCTCCCCTGCAACTACACCATCCGCGACTCCGTCGACAGCGAtctggacgaggacgacgacccGTTCGCCGATTtcgccgacgccgtctccaGCAGCGACAAGTGCCGGCGGTCCCCctccgcggcggaggcggaggtggagggggaggaggaggaggaggaagagaagctcAAGATCTGGGAGGAGGGGCAGCAGGAGGAgcggaaggtggcggcggccaagggagccGAGCGCGCCCGCGACGCGGAGGCGCTGATGGCGGAGGTGTTCGACGCGGTCTCCGGGGTGCGGCGCGCGTACGCCGCGCTCCAGGGCGCGCACTGCCCCTGGGACCCCGACAAGatgcgcgccgccgacgccgccgtcgtcgcggagCTCCGCCACCTCGCGCGCCTCCGCGACCGCttccgccgctccgccgccgcgggccacATCCCGCGTCCCAAcccctcggcgccgccgctccgcgaGGCCGTCGCGCCGTACGAGGCCGCGCTGGACGACCTCCAGCGCCAGCTCCAGTCCAAGCAGGCCGAGGTGGACGGCCTCAAGGagaagctcgccgccgccgccagccgccgcaaCGGGCGCCACCACCCGTCCAAGCAGAacggccccggcggcgcgccgACGGCGGAGCTCTTCACCACCTGCGCCGAGCAGGCCCGCGCTGCGACGCGGGCGTTCGCGGGGCACCTCCTCCACCTGATGCGCGCGGCGGGGGTGGACGTCGCGGCGGCCACCCGGTCCCTCACCAAGATCCCCGTCCCCTCCCCGCAGCTGGCCAAGCACGCGCTGGAGGCGCACGTTACCCGCTCCCTCCTCGGCGGCTTCGAGCACGAGTCCTTCTACCTCGACGGCTCCCTCTCGTCGCTGCTCGACCCCGCCGCGTTCCGGCGGGAGCGGTACGCGCAGTTCCGCGACATGCGCGGGATGGAGCCCGCGGAGCTCCTGGGCGTGCTCCCGACCTGCGCCTTCGGCCGCTACGCCGCCACCAAGTTCGCGTCCCTCCTCCCGCCGCGCGTGGAGGAGGCCAtcctgggcgacggcgagcaccGGAGGGTGGTGAACGGCGGGACGCACCCGCGGACGCCGTTCTACGGGGAGTTCCTGCGCGCCGCCAAGGCCGTGTGGATGCTGCACCTGCTGGCGTTCGCCCTGGAGCCGCCGCCCAGCCACTTCGAGGCCGGCCGCGGGGCCGAGTTCCACCCGGAGTACATGGAGagcgtggccggcggcgcgcccccGCGCGCCTGCGCGGGGATGGTCGTCGGGTTCGCGGTGGCGCCCGGGTTCCGGCTGGGGAACGGCGCCGTCGTGCGCGCCCGGGTCTACCTCGTGCCGCGTGGTGGCCGACCGTGA
- the LOC101783209 gene encoding uncharacterized protein LOC101783209: protein MSLAYPLFRLPCRCSLAAAGLASSSPLPVSVSLSASASADGGGGGGGELTAREKRLQRRERRELRAMDWKEEVQERLIHEPARRRKKPPKRSWREELNLDLLAELGPQWWLVRVSMAPGTDYVDLLTKAISRRYPEVPFKFYNPSIQVKRRLKSGAISVKSKPLHPGLVFLHCALNKELHDFIRDTEGCYGFIGATVGSIKRQIKKPKPIPIEEVESIIREEKEEQAKVDREFEEMENMGNVESFSKPVEESELMLMNKIKKQFKKSPSKGGTSQRTFSPGATVHVLSGPFEDFTASILEVNRKNKKATVQLTLFGKESFVDLDFDQIEAVEVDSNDSKL, encoded by the exons ATGAGCTTGGCTTATCCGCTCTTCCGCCTCCCGTGCCGCTGCTCCCTCGCGGCGGCGGGACTCGCGTCATCGTCTCCGCTTCCCGTGTCGGTGAGCTTATCGGCTTCGGCTTCCGctgatggaggcggcgggggtgggggcgaGCTGACGGCGCGGGAGAAGCGGCTGCAGAGGAGGGAGCGACGTGAGCTGCGGGCGATGGACTGGAAGGAGGAGGTGCAGGAACGGCTCATCCACgaaccggcgcggcggcggaagaaGCCGCCGAAGCGATCATGGAGGGAGGAGCTCAACCTCGACCTCCTCGCCGAGCTGGGGCCTCAGTGGTGGCTCGTGCGCGTCTCCATGGCGCCCGGCACCGACTACGTCGACCTCCTCACCAAGGCCATCTCACGGCGCTACCCCGAAGTCCCATTCAAG TTTTATAATCCATCCATCCAAGTCAAGAGGAGATTGAAAAGTGGCGCAATCAGTGTCAAATCAAAGCCTTTACATCCTGGGTTGGTCTTTTTGCATTGCGCCTTAAACAAGGAGCTACATGACTTCATCAGAGACACTGAAGGTTGTTATGGCTTTATTGGAGCTACAGTTGGTTCTAT CAAGAGGCAGATTAAAAAGCCAAAACCTATTCCAATTGAAGAAGTTGAATCAATTAttagagaagaaaaggaggaacaAGCGAAAGTTGACAGAGAATTTGAAGAAATGGAGAACATGGGAAATGTTGAGTCATTCAGTAAACCTGTTGAAGAATCTGAACTTATGTTAATGAATAAGATCAAGAAGCAGTTTAAGAAATCACCCTCAAAAGGTGGCACCAGCCAGCGAACTTTTTCACCTGGTGCTACTGTTCATGTTCTCTCTGGGCCTTTTGAAGACTTCACTGCTTCTATCCTGGAAGTGAATCGCAAAAACAAGAAG GCCACTGTCCAGTTGACACTTTTTGGGAAAGAGAGCTTTGTGGATCTAGATTTTGATCAAATTGAGGCGGTTGAAGTGGACAGCAATGATAGCAAACTATGA
- the LOC101783887 gene encoding mitochondrial import inner membrane translocase subunit TIM10 codes for MAAKGGPTNLEKEQMFGMAEKEMEYRVDLFNRLTQTCFDKCVEKRYKEAELNMGENSCIDRCVSKYWQVTNLVGQMLGNRPQI; via the exons ATGGCTGCGAAAGGCGGGCCAACCAACTTGGAGAAGGAGCAG ATGTTTGGGATGGCGGAGAAGGAGATGGAGTACAGGGTTGATCTTTTCAATAG GCTTACACAGACCTGTTTCGACAAGTGTGTTGAGAAAAG GTATAAAGAAGCTGAGCTCAATATGGGTGAGAACAGTTGCATCGATCGATGTGTTTCGAAGTACTGGCAG GTGACAAACTTGGTTGGTCAGATGCTCGGGAACCGGCCTCAGATATGA
- the LOC101784297 gene encoding probable serine/threonine-protein kinase At5g41260 yields MGARCSKLSVCWWPPHFKSPMLENGAVDDDGSGVPVFAEYSLDELRAATDGFAPDRIVSEHGEKAPNVVYRGTLFSSGRTVAIKRFGRSAWPDSRQFLEEARAVGQLRSGRLANLIGCCCESGERLLVAEFMPHETLAKHLFHWETNPLSWAMRMRAALYVAQALEYCSSKGRALYHDLHAYRVVFDVDGNPRLSCFGLMKNSRDGKSYSTNLAFTPPEYLKTGRVSPESVVYSFGTVLLDLLSGKHIPPSHALDLIRGKNFLVLMDSCLEGHVSNSDGTDLMRLASRCLQYEARDRPNLKAVVSGLASLQKDASTPSHTLLGIQHDKKSSDHVPLSAIGKAFARADLNDVHEILQDDGYNEDDMANAELSLQSWTGELSESFVVKRHADNAFKSKDFATAVECYSRFLDSGAAVAPTMLARRCFAYVVAGKLQEGLEDAKRAEDIAPGWPMGHYLQALVLHNLGREAESHEALKKGTMLEAERNSRARTV; encoded by the exons ATGGGTGCGCGCTGCTCCAAGCTCTCCGTCTGCTGGTGGCCTCCCCACTTCAAATCGCCGATGCTTG AGAATGGCGCCGTCGACGATGACGGCAGCGGCGTGCCGGTGTTCGCCGAGTACAGCCTCGACGAGCTCCGGGCGGCCACCGACGGCTTCGCTCCGGACCGCATCGTATCGGAGCACGGAGAGAAGGCGCCCAACGTCGTCTACCGCGGCACGCTCTTCAGCTCCGGCCGCACCGTCGCCATCAAGCGCTTCGGCCGCTCCGCCTGGCCGGACTCCCGCCAGTTCCTG GAGGAGGCGAGGGCTGTTGGGCAGCTGCGCAGTGGCCGGCTGGCCAACCTGATTGGTTGCTGCTGCGAGAGCGGCGAGCGACTGCTTGTCGCCGAGTTCATGCCGCATGAGACCTTGGCAAAGCATCTCTTCCACT GGGAGACAAACCCCCTGAGCTGGGCAATGAGGATGAGGGCTGCGCTTTATGTGGCACAGGCATTGGAATACTGCAGTAGCAAAGGGAGAGCACTCTACCATGACCTGCATGCATACAGGGTTGTTTTTGATGTG GATGGTAACCCAAGACTATCATGTTTTGGTCTGATGAAGAACAGCAGGGATGGAAAGAGCTACAGTACTAATTTGGCCTTCACACCTCCTGAGTACCTGAAGACAG GCAGAGTTAGTCCAGAGAGTGTTGTTTACAGTTTTGGCACTGTCTTGCTTGATCTCCTGAGTGGAAAGCACATTCCACCAAGTCAT gCCCTTGACCTTATAAGAGGAAAGAACTTCCTGGTGCTGATGGATTCTTGCTTGGAAGGTCATGTATCCAACTCTGATGGAACTGACTTGATGCGACTAGCATCACGCTGCTTGCAGTATGAAGCACGTGACCGGCCAAATCTGAAAGCAGTGGTGTCCGGTCTTGCAAGCCTACAGAAAGACGCTTCT ACTCCTTCACACACTTTGCTGGGCATCCAACATGATAAAAAAAGCTCAGACCATGTCCCATTATCCGCTATTGGGAAAGCTTTTGCCAGAGCAGACCTGAACGACGTTCATGAGATATTGCAGGATGATGGATATAATGAGGATGACATGGCGAATGCTGAG CTATCTCTCCAGTCATGGACCGGCGAATTATCTGAGAGCTTTGTTGTTAAGAGGCATGCAGACAATGCCTTTAAGTCCAAGGATTTTGCAACTGCAGTCGAGTGTTACTCAAGG TTCCTCGACTCAGGTGCAGCGGTGGCTCCAACTATGCTGGCGCGACGATGCTTTGCATACGTGGTGGCTGGCAAGCTGCAGGAAGGCCTAGAGGATGCAAAGAGGGCTGAGGACATTGCACCTGGGTGGCCGATGGGACACTACCTGCAGGCATTGGTACTCCATAACCTGGGAAGGGAGGCTGAAAGCCATGAAGCTCTAAAGAAAGGCACCATGTTGGAAGCTGAAAGAAATAGTAGAGCTAGAACTGTATAG